The DNA sequence GGGAAAAGTTTACAAGATATACAGGAAATTTTGCCGATTATGTTGCGCCTTTTATTTTAGGCTTTATCGGGCTTTCTGTTATTTACTATTTAATCTCTAGGCAAAAAGGTATCCGTAGTTTTATTTGGCTTTTAATTTTAGCCTCTGCTTACGCCTGGGGCTTAAGCAGGTTAGAACTTTCTATTGAGAGGGTACATTTTCTTGAATATGGCCTGCTAAGCCTTTTTGTATTCAGGGCCTTAAGGCATAATATCAGGGATAAATCTATATATCTTTGGTCAGGGATAGCTGTCTTCTGTCTCGGCTTTTTGGACGAGGGCATACAATATATATTGCCTAATCGGGTGTATGAAACAAAAGATGTAATTATAAACGGCTTTGCGGGAATCCTGGGATTGTTTTTAATCGGTTTATGTTTTCAACCTAAATTAGAAAACTTAACATGGTCAAAATAGATAAAGATAAAATCCATAAAATATTGGTAATTCGCACAGATAGAGTTGGAAAAGTCGGAAATTCCGCCCGATATTGTGGTTTAGGCGAGGCCTTACTTAATATTCCAGCAATCCGCGCGCTTAAACGAAGCTTTAATTCATCCATTGTTGTTCTGGTTAATCCTGTTGTCAAGGAATTGCTCGCAGGTAGCCCGGAAATAGACCAAATTTTAACTTTTGATGAAGACAAGTGGAATAAAAGTATATTTACAAGATTACGACTTCTGCGGCAAATACGCAAAGGAAAATATGATTTAGCCGTGGTATTCAATCCCACAAAAAGATTTCATATTCTGACATATCTTGCGGGTATTCCCCAGCGTTTAGGATATGATAGAAAATGGAGTTTTCTTTTAACTCATAAAATGGAAGATAAAAAATCCCTGGGACAAAAGCATGAAGTAGAATATAATCTCGACTTAGTGCGTAGCATTGGTGCAGATACAAACGAAAAAAATACATCCATAGCAGTAGAGAAAGAAGACACCCGGTTCGTAGAAGATTTATTATTAAAATACGCAATTAGAGATAAAGATTTGGTAATCGCCATACATCCGCATTCAAGCAATCCCGCTAAATCCTGGCCCAAAGAGAATTTTGCCTCTGTGGCTGATGAATTACATTCAAGATTCGCTGCAAAAGTAGCTATTATTGGGGGAACGCAAGAAAGAGACTCAGTTATAGAGTTGATTTCTCTAACCAAATATCCGCCAATCAATTTATCCGGAAAGTTGACACTCAAACAACTGGCTGCCTTTTTTCAAAGATGTGCTTTGGTTATCTCCAATGATAGCGGGCCGGTGCATATTGCTGCTGCTTGCCGGACGCCCACTGTAGTAGTATTTGGCCGCAATATTCCCGGCGTCAGCCCTGAACGCTGGGGCCCCTGGGGCGAAGGACATATAGTTTTACATAAAGACCCCGGATGTAGCCCTTGTCTGGATAGAGAATGCCCGTATAATTTTAGATGTTTGACTTCAATTAGTCCTGAGGAAGTTTTAAAAGCAGTAGAAAGACAATTAAATGAGAATATTAATCATTAATCCTTTTGGCATCGGCGATGTGCTTTTTTCTACTCCTTTAGTTGCTAATTTAAGAGAGGCATATCCTGAAAGTTACATCGGCTATATCTGCAATATCAGGGTAAAAGACGTCCTCTATGGCAATCCGCAGATAAATGAAATATTTGTTTTTGAGAAAGATGAATACCGAGACCTTTGGAAACAGGAAAAATTTAAATGCATTAAAAAATTCGTTTCTTTTTTTACGCAGATAAAGAAAAAAAGATTTAATGTGGCAATAGATTTATCTTTAGGCCATCAATATAATTTATTTTTCTGGATTATTGGTGTAAAAAAAAGGATTGGTTATAATTACAGAAATCGCGGGCGTTTTTTAACTCATAAGATTAATATCAGCGGTTACAATGATAAACCCATAGCCGATTACTATTTAGATTTACTGAAGTTTTTAAATATCAAATCAAAACGATTTAATTTAAGGATGAGTATTCCTGTTAGAGATAAAAACTGGGCTGATGACTTTTTCAAAAATAACGACTTAAAGGGAGGCGATTTAATTGTAGGCATCATTCCTGCAGGAGGAGCCAGCTGGGGAAAGGATTTCTCTTATCGCCATTGGCCATGGGAAAATTACGCAAAACTGGCTGATAGATTAATTGTTGAGTTAAACGCTAAGATTATAATTTTTGGTGATTCTTCAGAAGAGGATATTTGCCGGCGAGTTCAAGATGCTATGCAGGGAAAAGCTATCAGCGCTTGCGGGAAGACATTCCTGAAGCAATTCGCTGCCTTGCTCGGTAAATGTAATTTGGTAGTTTGCAATGATGGGGGGCCTTTACATGTAGCGGTCAGCCAGAATGTGTTCACAGTTTCTGTCTTTGGCCCGGTAGATGAGAGGGTATATGGGCCGTATCCTCCGGGACCAGAACATATCGTAGTTAGTAAAGCTATAAATTGCCGCCCTTGCTACAGAAGATTCAAACTTCCAGCTTGCACCCGCAATCGCCGGTGCATTAGAGATATTTCTGCGCAAGAGGTATTTGATGTTATCAAGTCCAAATTCCATGAACAAAATAATGGAGAGTTGAAAATTGGCGACGTTAAAAATAGCGCTGATATTTAATTGTGAGGCAAAGGGCGGAACCGGCGACTATTTTCAACAGGCCCTCGAAAAATCGCCGCACAGAATAGACCATTATTGGACCCAAGGTTCTGAAAGCATAAGAGCCGATTATGACCTTTATTTGCGCATAGACCACGGCGATTACAAATACGATTTACCGCGATATTTAAGGCCGCAAGTCTTTCTGGCTATCGATACACATCTTAAAAAACCGTTCAAGAAAATAGTTAAACAGGCAAGACACTATGATTTTGTGATCTGTGCTCAGAAAAGGAGCATAAAAGCGTTAAAGTGGAGGGGTATTTCGGCTGAATGGCTTCCGTTAGGATGCGATCCAGAGATTCATAAAAGATTGGATGTTCCCAAAAGATATGATATTGGTTTTGTGGGAACAGAAGCAAAAAAAACTTTGCGTAAGACTTTGTTAAGAGAGTTGGGCAAGCGGTATCCCAGAAGTTTCCTGGGGAAAGCCCCCTTTACAGAAATGAGCCAGATTTATAGCGCTTCTAAAATAGGTTTTAATTATTCTATTAGAAATGATATAAATATGAGGATGTTTGAAGTAATGAGCTGCGGCGCATTGTTGATAACCAACCGGATTAAAGGAAACGGTTTTAGTGAACTATTTGAAAATGGTAAACATTTGCTTACTTACAGAAACCAAGGGGAACTATTCAGGCTTATAGATTACTATCTCACTCATGAGGGAGAGCGCGAAGAGATAGCCAGAAATGGCCATCAACTAGTTACCAGAGAACATACCTATGAAATACGTCTTGCTAACATGCTTGATTATATAAAAGAAAAACTTGCGGATAATTATCCAAAGCTGGCCAATTTATAAAGGAAGAAAATAATGACTGGCGATATTATAATTCCCGTGTGCAACATGCTCCCCTATAGTAAACTTTGCCTTGAGAAACTTCTTGAGAATACACAGATGCATTTCAATCTTATTATTATAGATAACGGCTCTAGTGATGGAACGCAGCAGTTTTTTTCAGAATTCAAGTCTCCTAAACTCCATCTGCGATATATAAGAAACGATAGGAATCTGGGGCCAATCTATGGGTATAATCAGGGCATTAGAGTATGCAAGTCCGATTACATATGTATTATGCATAATGATGTATTGATTTTTGAAAAAGATTGGCTTGGAAAAATTATAAATATTATGGATTCAAATAAAGACATTGGTATAGCAGGACTTGCTGGTAGAAAGAGGATAAACAAAAAAGGGCTGGTTGGTGAATCCTCTTTGGTCCATAATCTGCAAAACGAAGATCTAAATAACCCCATGCAGAGAGGTATTGAAGATGTGGCTGTGATAGATGGGCTCTGCTTTGTTGTAAGGCGAATCATCTTTGAAGAAACAGATGGTTTAGATGAAAATTATGGTTACATGCATTGTTATGATTTGGATATCTCTTTAGCCTCATTGAACTTGGGGTATAGAAATGTTGTTGTAAATATAGAAGCGATGC is a window from the Patescibacteria group bacterium genome containing:
- a CDS encoding glycosyltransferase → MATLKIALIFNCEAKGGTGDYFQQALEKSPHRIDHYWTQGSESIRADYDLYLRIDHGDYKYDLPRYLRPQVFLAIDTHLKKPFKKIVKQARHYDFVICAQKRSIKALKWRGISAEWLPLGCDPEIHKRLDVPKRYDIGFVGTEAKKTLRKTLLRELGKRYPRSFLGKAPFTEMSQIYSASKIGFNYSIRNDINMRMFEVMSCGALLITNRIKGNGFSELFENGKHLLTYRNQGELFRLIDYYLTHEGEREEIARNGHQLVTREHTYEIRLANMLDYIKEKLADNYPKLANL
- a CDS encoding glycosyltransferase family 9 protein is translated as MRILIINPFGIGDVLFSTPLVANLREAYPESYIGYICNIRVKDVLYGNPQINEIFVFEKDEYRDLWKQEKFKCIKKFVSFFTQIKKKRFNVAIDLSLGHQYNLFFWIIGVKKRIGYNYRNRGRFLTHKINISGYNDKPIADYYLDLLKFLNIKSKRFNLRMSIPVRDKNWADDFFKNNDLKGGDLIVGIIPAGGASWGKDFSYRHWPWENYAKLADRLIVELNAKIIIFGDSSEEDICRRVQDAMQGKAISACGKTFLKQFAALLGKCNLVVCNDGGPLHVAVSQNVFTVSVFGPVDERVYGPYPPGPEHIVVSKAINCRPCYRRFKLPACTRNRRCIRDISAQEVFDVIKSKFHEQNNGELKIGDVKNSADI
- a CDS encoding VanZ family protein, whose protein sequence is MKRYKTEKIRDWAIVFSYALLIYISLPMMPGLWEKFTRYTGNFADYVAPFILGFIGLSVIYYLISRQKGIRSFIWLLILASAYAWGLSRLELSIERVHFLEYGLLSLFVFRALRHNIRDKSIYLWSGIAVFCLGFLDEGIQYILPNRVYETKDVIINGFAGILGLFLIGLCFQPKLENLTWSK
- a CDS encoding glycosyltransferase codes for the protein MTGDIIIPVCNMLPYSKLCLEKLLENTQMHFNLIIIDNGSSDGTQQFFSEFKSPKLHLRYIRNDRNLGPIYGYNQGIRVCKSDYICIMHNDVLIFEKDWLGKIINIMDSNKDIGIAGLAGRKRINKKGLVGESSLVHNLQNEDLNNPMQRGIEDVAVIDGLCFVVRRIIFEETDGLDENYGYMHCYDLDISLASLNLGYRNVVVNIEAMHLSNGGVTRRSKNYKELVPDDYELLNVNYKKFREKWKKLLPINIP
- a CDS encoding glycosyltransferase family 9 protein, with the protein product MVKIDKDKIHKILVIRTDRVGKVGNSARYCGLGEALLNIPAIRALKRSFNSSIVVLVNPVVKELLAGSPEIDQILTFDEDKWNKSIFTRLRLLRQIRKGKYDLAVVFNPTKRFHILTYLAGIPQRLGYDRKWSFLLTHKMEDKKSLGQKHEVEYNLDLVRSIGADTNEKNTSIAVEKEDTRFVEDLLLKYAIRDKDLVIAIHPHSSNPAKSWPKENFASVADELHSRFAAKVAIIGGTQERDSVIELISLTKYPPINLSGKLTLKQLAAFFQRCALVISNDSGPVHIAAACRTPTVVVFGRNIPGVSPERWGPWGEGHIVLHKDPGCSPCLDRECPYNFRCLTSISPEEVLKAVERQLNENINH